One Hippoglossus hippoglossus isolate fHipHip1 chromosome 5, fHipHip1.pri, whole genome shotgun sequence genomic window carries:
- the LOC117761913 gene encoding cell division cycle-associated protein 7-like isoform X1: protein MAGVLPAVFVEDSDSEGTFHGFSDTELKNLSIEDEAQLNFSPEKQKATSKPPAFRLRVALRSTPSTQKTTDDADADDDEEEAEEEEEKRGKKKRAGRTGPAWKKRRVKFEDEETAVAWPKTEEAGCDSGEEVLDVFLAKREQNIKANKAMLAQLMADLHKMPGVGGFLTKQVGKQKTKERSSRTPRSGAAGPESRRNPDRASRRQTRSMGGKEDSSAPKEEELELSLEEELLEVRRAPQRRGTPRPSQSKPHLIRPVDDITEDELLLVADNMTEKVYNSVSGSTCHQCRQKTIDTKTCCRNEGCRGIHGQFCGPCLRNRYGEDVRKALLDPEWKCPPCRGICNCSFCRQRDGRCPTGILFPLAQYHGFSNVHSYLSSLRSKLKSEDDDVET, encoded by the exons ATG GCAGGAGTCTTACCTGCTGTCTTTGTGGAAGACTCAGACAGCGAGGGGACATTTCATGGCTTCTCTGACACTGAACTCAAG AATCTAAGTATTGAAGATGAAGCCCAGCTTAACTTTTCACCCGAGAAGCAGAAAGCCACATCCAAACCACCTGCCTTCAGGCTGAGGGTGGCCCTCCGCTCCACTCCCTCCACCCAGAAGACCACggatgatgctgatgctgatgatgatgaggaggaggcagaagaagaggaagaaaaaagggggaagaagaagagggcaGGAAGAACCGGTCCGGCGTGGAAGAAGAGACGTGTTAAATTCGAAGATGAAGAGACGGCAGTGGCTTGGCCGAAGACTGAGGAGGCTGGATGTGATTCAGGAGAAGAAGTGTTGGATGTTTTCCTGGCGAAGAGAGAGCAGAACATCAAGGCCAACAAAGCAATG CTGGCCCAGCTAATGGCAGACCTGCACAAAATGCCAGGGGTCGGAGGGTTTCTGACAAAACAAGTCGGCAAGCagaagacaaaagagagaagcTCT CGCACACCACGCTCTGGTGCAGCTGGACCGGAGTCCAGGAGGAACCCGGATCGGGCATCCCGCAGACAGACCCGCTCGATGGGGGGGAAGGAGGATTCTTCAGCCCCTAAGGAGGAAGAACTTGAGCTCAGcttggaggaggagctgctggag GTTCGCCGAGCCCCACAGCGGCGCGGCACCCCGCGGCCCAGCCAGTCCAAACCTCATCTTATCCGTCCTGTGGACGACATCACAGAGGACGAGCTCCTGCTGGTCGCAGACAACATGACCGAGAAAGTTTACAACAGCGTCTCA ggctCCACGTGTCATCAGTGCCGTCAGAAAACCATTGACACCAAGACGTGTTGTCGTAATGAAGGCTGCCGGGGGATCCATGGTCAGTTCTGTGGGCCGTGCCTGAGGAACAGATACGGAGAGGACGTCAGGAAGGCGCTGCTGGATCCG GAGTGGAAGTGCCCCCCCTGTCGAGGTATTtgcaactgcagcttctgccgTCAGCGTGACGGTCGCTGCCCGACAGGCATCCTGTTCCCACTCGCTCAATATCACGGCTTCTCTAACGTCCACTCCTACCTCAGCAG CCTCCGCAGCAAACTGAAGAGTGAGGATGACGACGTGGAGACGTGA
- the LOC117761913 gene encoding cell division cycle-associated protein 7-like isoform X2 produces MAGVLPAVFVEDSDSEGTFHGFSDTELKNLSIEDEAQLNFSPEKQKATSKPPAFRLRVALRSTPSTQKTTDDADADDDEEEAEEEEEKRGKKKRAGRTGPAWKKRRVKFEDEETAVAWPKTEEAGCDSGEEVLDVFLAKREQNIKANKAMLAQLMADLHKMPGVGGFLTKQVGKQKTKERSSRTPRSGAAGPESRRNPDRASRRQTRSMGGKEDSSAPKEEELELSLEEELLEVRRAPQRRGTPRPSQSKPHLIRPVDDITEDELLLVADNMTEKVYNSVSGSTCHQCRQKTIDTKTCCRNEGCRGIHGQFCGPCLRNRYGEDVRKALLDPEWKCPPCRGICNCSFCRQRDGRCPTGILFPLAQYHGFSNVHSYLSSLRSKLKSEDDDVET; encoded by the exons atg GCAGGAGTCTTACCTGCTGTCTTTGTGGAAGACTCAGACAGCGAGGGGACATTTCATGGCTTCTCTGACACTGAACTCAAG AATCTAAGTATTGAAGATGAAGCCCAGCTTAACTTTTCACCCGAGAAGCAGAAAGCCACATCCAAACCACCTGCCTTCAGGCTGAGGGTGGCCCTCCGCTCCACTCCCTCCACCCAGAAGACCACggatgatgctgatgctgatgatgatgaggaggaggcagaagaagaggaagaaaaaagggggaagaagaagagggcaGGAAGAACCGGTCCGGCGTGGAAGAAGAGACGTGTTAAATTCGAAGATGAAGAGACGGCAGTGGCTTGGCCGAAGACTGAGGAGGCTGGATGTGATTCAGGAGAAGAAGTGTTGGATGTTTTCCTGGCGAAGAGAGAGCAGAACATCAAGGCCAACAAAGCAATG CTGGCCCAGCTAATGGCAGACCTGCACAAAATGCCAGGGGTCGGAGGGTTTCTGACAAAACAAGTCGGCAAGCagaagacaaaagagagaagcTCT CGCACACCACGCTCTGGTGCAGCTGGACCGGAGTCCAGGAGGAACCCGGATCGGGCATCCCGCAGACAGACCCGCTCGATGGGGGGGAAGGAGGATTCTTCAGCCCCTAAGGAGGAAGAACTTGAGCTCAGcttggaggaggagctgctggag GTTCGCCGAGCCCCACAGCGGCGCGGCACCCCGCGGCCCAGCCAGTCCAAACCTCATCTTATCCGTCCTGTGGACGACATCACAGAGGACGAGCTCCTGCTGGTCGCAGACAACATGACCGAGAAAGTTTACAACAGCGTCTCA ggctCCACGTGTCATCAGTGCCGTCAGAAAACCATTGACACCAAGACGTGTTGTCGTAATGAAGGCTGCCGGGGGATCCATGGTCAGTTCTGTGGGCCGTGCCTGAGGAACAGATACGGAGAGGACGTCAGGAAGGCGCTGCTGGATCCG GAGTGGAAGTGCCCCCCCTGTCGAGGTATTtgcaactgcagcttctgccgTCAGCGTGACGGTCGCTGCCCGACAGGCATCCTGTTCCCACTCGCTCAATATCACGGCTTCTCTAACGTCCACTCCTACCTCAGCAG CCTCCGCAGCAAACTGAAGAGTGAGGATGACGACGTGGAGACGTGA
- the LOC117761909 gene encoding anti-Muellerian hormone type-2 receptor-like isoform X1 yields MQVCGSGSDAGKRGNLLSNSQDPPCSGLRGTMILQQWWLVFAAEFIFICISSQFSLQKRQCVYHVNSKANTQQNHKYVTAGNVSGSVQDCESTHCCVGYFLVIDGRPVVDLLACDVAEKSCPDATCKTQTRFNSSVKCVCNTDLCNGNITWTQSEQPRLTYSYFVDEVMKVVVILIGILLVLCLMIVAAKWRNLKQRNLQAVDDRVSPSCSCQTTKTSEIDIADIELQQMLGRGYFATVWQGKYRGSTVAVKVFPAGWRQTFSTEKEVYELPLMKHAGILHFLGTGRKADDSSWFIVLQFAEYGSLHSFLCKHTTSWMLSLKLCQSLSQGLSYLHSDLRRYDVHKPPVAHRDLSSFNVLVKADGTCALCDFGCSAILRSCSGHHSWQSHTTHKVRTTQGYRQLGTLRYMAPEILDGAVNLSRRWCLMQTDIYALGLLLWEIWMRCSDLYEGSILPPHLLPYESELGANVTLRSLIMFVLNLDKRPSIPKHWELLPQGSALQELLTDCWDFDPDARLTAQCVVDRLVSLQSCFSDSSS; encoded by the exons ATGCAGGTGTGTGGCAGTGGGAGTGATGCTGGGAAACGTGGGAACCTCCTATCGAATTCCCAGGACCCTCCCTGCTCGGGGCTCAGAGGGACAATGATCCTGCAACAGTGGTGGCTGGTTTTCGCTGCTG aATTCATCTTCATATGCATCTCCAGCCAGTTTTCCCTGCAGAAGAGACAATGTGTTTACCATGTGAACAGCAAAGCAAATACTCAACAGAATCACAAATACGTGACTGCTGGTAATGTGAGTGGGTCGGTGCAGGACTGTGAGAGCACCCACTGCTGCGTGGGATACTTTCTGGTCATTGACGGCCGGCCGGTCGTCGACCTCCTCG CTTGTGATGTGGCTGAAAAGTCTTGCCCAGATGCAACCTGCAAGACACAAACACGGTTTAACAGTAgcgttaaatgtgtgtgtaacacAGACCTCTGCAACGGCAACATCACTTGGACACAGTCAGAACAGCCTCGGCTCACCTACTCTTATTTTGTAG aTGAAGTCATGAAAGTTGTTGTGATTCTGATCGGCATTTTGCTCGTCCTGTGCCTCATGATCGTTGCTGCCAAGTGGAGAAACCTCAAAC agAGGAATCTACAAGCTGTTGATGATCGTGTGTCCCCGTCGTGTTCCTGCCAAACAACCAAAACCTCTGAGATTGACATAGCAGACATTGAACTACAGCAG atgTTGGGCCGTGGCTATTTTGCCACTGTCTGGCAGGGGAAGTACAGAGGATCCACGGTGGCGGTGAAGGTTTTCCCTGCAGGTTGGAGACAAACATTTTCCACAGAGAAGGAGGTGTATGAGCTACCACTGATGAAGCATGCTGGGATTCTCCACTTCCTGGGCACTGGGAGGAAGGCGGACGACAGCAGTTGGTTCATTGTTCTGCAGTTTGCTGAATAT GGTTCTCTTCATTCCTTTCTGTGTAAACACACCACCAGCTGGATGCTGTCACTGAAGTTGTGCCAGTCGTTATCGCAGGGACTTTCCTATCTCCACTCTGACCTTCGCAGATATG ATGTGCACAAACCTCCTGTGGCCCACAGAGACCTCAGCAGCTTCAACGTGCTTGTGAAAGCAGATGGAACCTGCGCCCTGTGTGATTTTGGATGCTCCGCCATCCTGCGTTCTTGTTCAGGACATCACAGCTGGCAGAGCCACACCACACACAAGGTGAGGACAACACAG GGTTATCGTCAGTTGGGCACGCTGCGCTACATGGCCCCTGAGATCCTGGATGGCGCAGTAAACCTGAGCAGAAGGTGGTGTCTCATGCAGACGGACATCTATGCTTTGGGACTGCTGCTGTGGGAGATCTGGATGCGCTGCTCCGATTTATATGAAG GCAGTATCCTTCCACCACATCTGTTGCCGTATGAATCTGAGCTGGGAGCCAATGTAACGCTGAGGAGCCTCATCATGTTCGTGTTAAACCTGGACAAGAGACCCTCCATTCCTAAACACTGGGAGCTGCTGCCACAG GGATCTGCTCTGCAGGAGCTCCTGACCGACTGTTGGGATTTTGACCCGGACGCTCGGCTGACCGCTCAGTGCGTCGTGGACAGATTAGTCTCTCTTCAGTCCTGTTTCTCTGACAGCAGCTCATGA
- the LOC117761909 gene encoding anti-Muellerian hormone type-2 receptor-like isoform X2 encodes MQVCGSGSDAGKRGNLLSNSQDPPCSGLRGTMILQQWWLVFAAEFIFICISSQFSLQKRQCVYHVNSKANTQQNHKYVTAGNVSGSVQDCESTHCCVGYFLVIDGRPVVDLLACDVAEKSCPDATCKTQTRFNSSVKCVCNTDLCNGNITWTQSEQPRLTYSYFVDEVMKVVVILIGILLVLCLMIVAAKWRNLKQRNLQAVDDRVSPSCSCQTTKTSEIDIADIELQQMLGRGYFATVWQGKYRGSTVAVKVFPAGWRQTFSTEKEVYELPLMKHAGILHFLGTGRKADDSSWFIVLQFAEYGSLHSFLCKHTTSWMLSLKLCQSLSQGLSYLHSDLRRYDVHKPPVAHRDLSSFNVLVKADGTCALCDFGCSAILRSCSGHHSWQSHTTHKGYRQLGTLRYMAPEILDGAVNLSRRWCLMQTDIYALGLLLWEIWMRCSDLYEGSILPPHLLPYESELGANVTLRSLIMFVLNLDKRPSIPKHWELLPQGSALQELLTDCWDFDPDARLTAQCVVDRLVSLQSCFSDSSS; translated from the exons ATGCAGGTGTGTGGCAGTGGGAGTGATGCTGGGAAACGTGGGAACCTCCTATCGAATTCCCAGGACCCTCCCTGCTCGGGGCTCAGAGGGACAATGATCCTGCAACAGTGGTGGCTGGTTTTCGCTGCTG aATTCATCTTCATATGCATCTCCAGCCAGTTTTCCCTGCAGAAGAGACAATGTGTTTACCATGTGAACAGCAAAGCAAATACTCAACAGAATCACAAATACGTGACTGCTGGTAATGTGAGTGGGTCGGTGCAGGACTGTGAGAGCACCCACTGCTGCGTGGGATACTTTCTGGTCATTGACGGCCGGCCGGTCGTCGACCTCCTCG CTTGTGATGTGGCTGAAAAGTCTTGCCCAGATGCAACCTGCAAGACACAAACACGGTTTAACAGTAgcgttaaatgtgtgtgtaacacAGACCTCTGCAACGGCAACATCACTTGGACACAGTCAGAACAGCCTCGGCTCACCTACTCTTATTTTGTAG aTGAAGTCATGAAAGTTGTTGTGATTCTGATCGGCATTTTGCTCGTCCTGTGCCTCATGATCGTTGCTGCCAAGTGGAGAAACCTCAAAC agAGGAATCTACAAGCTGTTGATGATCGTGTGTCCCCGTCGTGTTCCTGCCAAACAACCAAAACCTCTGAGATTGACATAGCAGACATTGAACTACAGCAG atgTTGGGCCGTGGCTATTTTGCCACTGTCTGGCAGGGGAAGTACAGAGGATCCACGGTGGCGGTGAAGGTTTTCCCTGCAGGTTGGAGACAAACATTTTCCACAGAGAAGGAGGTGTATGAGCTACCACTGATGAAGCATGCTGGGATTCTCCACTTCCTGGGCACTGGGAGGAAGGCGGACGACAGCAGTTGGTTCATTGTTCTGCAGTTTGCTGAATAT GGTTCTCTTCATTCCTTTCTGTGTAAACACACCACCAGCTGGATGCTGTCACTGAAGTTGTGCCAGTCGTTATCGCAGGGACTTTCCTATCTCCACTCTGACCTTCGCAGATATG ATGTGCACAAACCTCCTGTGGCCCACAGAGACCTCAGCAGCTTCAACGTGCTTGTGAAAGCAGATGGAACCTGCGCCCTGTGTGATTTTGGATGCTCCGCCATCCTGCGTTCTTGTTCAGGACATCACAGCTGGCAGAGCCACACCACACACAAG GGTTATCGTCAGTTGGGCACGCTGCGCTACATGGCCCCTGAGATCCTGGATGGCGCAGTAAACCTGAGCAGAAGGTGGTGTCTCATGCAGACGGACATCTATGCTTTGGGACTGCTGCTGTGGGAGATCTGGATGCGCTGCTCCGATTTATATGAAG GCAGTATCCTTCCACCACATCTGTTGCCGTATGAATCTGAGCTGGGAGCCAATGTAACGCTGAGGAGCCTCATCATGTTCGTGTTAAACCTGGACAAGAGACCCTCCATTCCTAAACACTGGGAGCTGCTGCCACAG GGATCTGCTCTGCAGGAGCTCCTGACCGACTGTTGGGATTTTGACCCGGACGCTCGGCTGACCGCTCAGTGCGTCGTGGACAGATTAGTCTCTCTTCAGTCCTGTTTCTCTGACAGCAGCTCATGA
- the prr13 gene encoding proline-rich protein 13 isoform X1, which produces MWPNQGPPPPVYSSNPAFPPGYNPSYPAGPRPGVFPQPPNPAYPPYQYPAVMSPAVAPNAPPGPHPYGHPGPHPYGHPVPHPYGHPVPHPYGHPVPHPYGPPGPHPYGSPGPHPYPMAPGGCPVVPPAGVYPGPYPGGHPGPYPHSPKGGHHKGCDKGHDKGHHKGHDKGHHKGHDKGHHKDHHGGMNPMAGAFPGGVAGMGMGMGMGMAGQKCHKKGKKMKKAKKGDKHGHKHGKSSSSSSSSSSSSSSD; this is translated from the exons ATGTGGCCAAATCAAG GACCTCCCCCTCCAGTGTACTCATCAAATCCTGCCTTCCCTCCTGGCTACAACCCTTCGTATCCTGCTGGACCTCGTCCAGGAGTCTTCCCTCAGCCTCCAAACCCAGCGTACCCACCATACCAATACCCAGCTGTTATGAGTCCAGCTGTAGCACCAAATGCACCTCCAGGACCTCATCCTTATGGACATCCAGGACCCCATCCTTATGGACATCCGGTACCTCATCCTTATGGACATCCGGTACCTCATCCTTATGGACATCCGGTACCTCATCCTTATGGACCTCCAGGACCTCATCCTTATGGATCTCCAGGACCTCATCCCTATCCTATGGCTCCAGGTGGATGTCCAGTGGTCCCTCCTGCAGGTGTTTACCCAGGTCCATACC CAGGTGGTCACCCAGGTCCATACCCACACTCTCCTAAAGGGGGCCACCACAAAGGCTGTGACAAAGGCCATGACAAAGGCCACCACAAAGGCCATGACAAAGGCCACCACAAAGGCCATGACAAAGGCCATCACAAAGATCATCATGGAGGGATGAATCCCATGGCTGGAGCATTTCCTGGGGGAGTGGCAGGAATGGGAATGGGAATGGGAATGGGAATGGCTGGGCAGAAGTGCCACAAAAAggggaagaagatgaagaaagcaaagaaaggGGACAAGCATGGACACAAACACGGCAAG tcctcctccagcagcagcagcagcagtagcagcagcagcagtgactaA
- the prr13 gene encoding proline-rich protein 13 isoform X3: MWPNQGPPPPVYSSNPAFPPGYNPSYPAGPRPGVFPQPPNPAYPPYQYPAVMSPAVAPNAPPGPHPYGHPGPHPYGHPVPHPYGHPVPHPYGHPVPHPYGPPGPHPYGSPGPHPYPMAPGGCPVVPPAGVYPGPYQQSPQWGPHKGHHPQHGYHHGGRNHLTGALAGGLTAMVVGTVGHKANKKMRKKMKKANKWHKHGHYGKSSSSSSSSSSD, translated from the exons ATGTGGCCAAATCAAG GACCTCCCCCTCCAGTGTACTCATCAAATCCTGCCTTCCCTCCTGGCTACAACCCTTCGTATCCTGCTGGACCTCGTCCAGGAGTCTTCCCTCAGCCTCCAAACCCAGCGTACCCACCATACCAATACCCAGCTGTTATGAGTCCAGCTGTAGCACCAAATGCACCTCCAGGACCTCATCCTTATGGACATCCAGGACCCCATCCTTATGGACATCCGGTACCTCATCCTTATGGACATCCGGTACCTCATCCTTATGGACATCCGGTACCTCATCCTTATGGACCTCCAGGACCTCATCCTTATGGATCTCCAGGACCTCATCCCTATCCTATGGCTCCAGGTGGATGTCCAGTGGTCCCTCCTGCAGGTGTTTACCCAGGTCCATACCAACAATCTCCACAATGGGGTCCCCACAAAGGCCACCACCCCCAGCATGGCTATCATCATGGAGGTAGGAATCACTTGACTGGAGCATTAGCTGGAGGATTAACAGCAATGGTAGTGGGGACAGTTGGACACAAAGCCAAtaaaaagatgaggaagaagatgaagaaagcaaataagtggCACAAGCATGGACATTATGGCAAG TCTtccagtagcagcagcagcagcagcagtgactaA
- the prr13 gene encoding proline-rich protein 13 isoform X4: protein MWPNQGPPAPMGPPNPAYPPGYNPAFPAGNSGGLFPQAPNQGFPPYQYPAGNTHGLVPNAPYGAPGPYPMAPGGYPGCPPAGGHPGPYPHSPKGGHHKGCDKGHDKGHHKGHDKGHHKGHDKGHHKDHHGGMNPMAGAFPGGVAGMGMGMGMGMAGQKCHKKGKKMKKAKKGDKHGHKHGKSSSSSSSSSSSSSSD from the exons ATGTGGCCAAATCAAG GACCTCCCGCTCCAATGGGCCCACCAAACCCTGCCTACCCTCCTGGCTACAACCCTGCCTTCCCTGCTGGAAATTCTGGAGGGCTCTTCCCCCAGGCTCCTAACCAAGGGTTCCCACCATACCAATACCCAGCTGGTAATACCCATGGTCTGGTACCAAATGCACCTTATGGAGCCCCAGGACCTTATCCTATGGCTCCAG GTGGATATCCAGGGTGCCCTCCTGCAGGTGGTCACCCAGGTCCATACCCACACTCTCCTAAAGGGGGCCACCACAAAGGCTGTGACAAAGGCCATGACAAAGGCCACCACAAAGGCCATGACAAAGGCCACCACAAAGGCCATGACAAAGGCCATCACAAAGATCATCATGGAGGGATGAATCCCATGGCTGGAGCATTTCCTGGGGGAGTGGCAGGAATGGGAATGGGAATGGGAATGGGAATGGCTGGGCAGAAGTGCCACAAAAAggggaagaagatgaagaaagcaaagaaaggGGACAAGCATGGACACAAACACGGCAAG tcctcctccagcagcagcagcagcagtagcagcagcagcagtgactaA
- the prr13 gene encoding proline-rich protein 13 isoform X2 gives MWPNQGPPAPMGPPNPAYPPGYNPAFPAGNSGGLFPQAPNQGFPPYQYPAGNTHGLVPNAPYGAPGPYPMAPGGYPGCPPAGGYPGCPPAGGYPGCPPAGGHPGPYPHSPKGGHHKGCDKGHDKGHHKGHDKGHHKGHDKGHHKDHHGGMNPMAGAFPGGVAGMGMGMGMGMAGQKCHKKGKKMKKAKKGDKHGHKHGKSSSSSSSSSSSSSSD, from the exons ATGTGGCCAAATCAAG GACCTCCCGCTCCAATGGGCCCACCAAACCCTGCCTACCCTCCTGGCTACAACCCTGCCTTCCCTGCTGGAAATTCTGGAGGGCTCTTCCCCCAGGCTCCTAACCAAGGGTTCCCACCATACCAATACCCAGCTGGTAATACCCATGGTCTGGTACCAAATGCACCTTATGGAGCCCCAGGACCTTATCCTATGGCTCCAGGTGGATATCCAGGGTGCCCTCCTGCAGGTGGATATCCAGGGTGCCCTCCTGCAGGTGGATATCCAGGGTGCCCTCCTGCAGGTGGTCACCCAGGTCCATACCCACACTCTCCTAAAGGGGGCCACCACAAAGGCTGTGACAAAGGCCATGACAAAGGCCACCACAAAGGCCATGACAAAGGCCACCACAAAGGCCATGACAAAGGCCATCACAAAGATCATCATGGAGGGATGAATCCCATGGCTGGAGCATTTCCTGGGGGAGTGGCAGGAATGGGAATGGGAATGGGAATGGGAATGGCTGGGCAGAAGTGCCACAAAAAggggaagaagatgaagaaagcaaagaaaggGGACAAGCATGGACACAAACACGGCAAG tcctcctccagcagcagcagcagcagtagcagcagcagcagtgactaA